A window from Ovis canadensis isolate MfBH-ARS-UI-01 breed Bighorn chromosome 4, ARS-UI_OviCan_v2, whole genome shotgun sequence encodes these proteins:
- the LOC138439760 gene encoding olfactory receptor-like protein OLF3 — MGADNQSWVREFILLGLSSDWDIQVALFILFLVMYLLTVLGNVLIVLLIRLDSRLHTPMYFFLTSLSLVDVSYATSIVPQMLVHFLAGHKGIPYVSCAAQLFFSLGLGGIEFVLLAVMAYDRYVAVCNPLRYSVIMHGGLCARLAVASWVSGSVNSLIHTAITFQLPMCTNKYIDHISCEILAVVRLACVDTSSNEVAIMVSSIGLLMTPFCLVLLSYIRIISTILKIQSTEGRKKAFHTCASHLTVVVLCYGMAIFTYIQPNSSPSVLQEKLISLFYAILTPMLNPMIYSLRNKEVKRAWQKLLGQLFGLLSKLAT, encoded by the coding sequence ATGGGAGCAGATAACCAGTCTTGGGTGAGAGAATTCATTCTCCTCGGCCTGTCCAGTGACTGGGACATTCAGGTCGCTCTCTTCATCCTGTTCTTGGTTATGTACCTGCTGACTGTGCTAGGTAATGTCCTCATTGTTCTTCTGATCAGACTGGACAGCCGACTCCACACTCCCATGTATTTCTTTCTCACCAGCCTCTCCCTTGTTGATGTCTCCTATGCCACAAGCATCGTTCCTCAGATGCTGGTGCATTTTCTTGCAGGACATAAAGGGATCCCGTACGTGAGCTGTGCAGCCCAGTTATTCTTCTCCCTGGGCCTGGGTGGGATTGAGTTTGTTCTCCTGGccgtgatggcctatgaccgctatgtggctGTGTGCAACCCCCTGAGGTACTCGGTCATCATGCACGGAGGGCTCTGTGCTAGGCTGGCCGTCGCATCCTGGGTCAGTGGCTCTGTCAACTCTCTCATTCATACTGCCATCACCTTTCAGTTGCCCATGTGCACGAACAAGTATATTGATCACATATCCTGTGAAATCCTAGCTGTGGTCAGGCTGGCTTGTGTGGACACCTCCTCCAACGAGGTGGCCATCATGGTGTCTAGTATTGGGTTGCTGATGACACCTTTCTGCCTGGTTCTCCTGTCCTACATCAGGATCATCTCCACCATCCTAAAGATCCAGTCCACAGAGGGGagaaagaaagccttccacaCCTGTGCCTCTCACCTCACAGTGGTTGTCCTGTGCTATGGTATGGCCATTTTCACTTATATCCAGCCCAATTCCAGCCCTTCTGTGCTTCAGGAGAAGCTGATCTCTCTCTTCTATGCCATTTTGACTCCCATGCTGAACCCCATGATTTACAGTCTAAGGAATAAGGAGGTGAAGAGAGCTTGGCAGAAACTACTAGGACAGTTATTTGGATTATTGTCGAAACTGGCAACTTGA